In Dyadobacter sp. NIV53, a single window of DNA contains:
- a CDS encoding BatD family protein, with the protein MGSKDLKIDEPFILSVVLKDIETRPSVIFPDIKGLEKRSKSATSSVNTIDGKKIVVQTISQEYFAEKTGKYQIPDFYILINGVRLKSEGTIVNFSSGDISTNGNVEDESNISDLSELDLNKEGVFLSVQADKKGVYIREGFALRISLYIAESAPVKMEFYEFNMQLQSILKQIRPANCWEENVGIEEIVKRKVNIRGVSYTEYMMYQAQFFPITLQDVTFPSVNLNMLVVENKGAVNIENKVIRSFKSKAVHVKVKPLPNHPLKDQVAVGQYHLIEGLSRELVYPGESVRYSFKIEGIGNIAAIPNPEIETNSAFDFYPPDVSQIIRRSYLKVSGEKSFDYFVVPRRDGTFPLSRYFQWVYFNPVTTKYDTLRSSKKLQVKGEDYKLGNLSMSGSLGLYDNLDGLDTTKQRFNYKSVFKEITNIIVIILLITMIWVFRKQ; encoded by the coding sequence ATGGGGTCCAAAGATTTAAAAATAGATGAGCCCTTTATCCTTTCTGTTGTTTTAAAAGACATTGAAACACGCCCCTCGGTAATATTTCCTGATATTAAGGGATTAGAGAAAAGGAGTAAGTCTGCAACTAGCTCTGTGAATACTATTGATGGCAAAAAGATAGTTGTTCAAACTATCAGCCAGGAATATTTTGCTGAAAAGACGGGTAAGTACCAGATACCGGATTTTTATATTTTAATCAATGGTGTAAGGTTAAAGTCAGAAGGAACGATTGTTAATTTTTCGTCAGGAGATATTTCCACAAATGGAAATGTAGAAGACGAAAGCAACATAAGTGATCTGTCCGAACTTGATTTAAACAAGGAAGGAGTTTTCCTATCTGTGCAGGCCGACAAAAAAGGTGTTTATATAAGAGAAGGTTTTGCTTTACGGATTTCTCTATACATTGCGGAAAGCGCACCTGTAAAGATGGAGTTTTATGAATTTAATATGCAATTGCAATCTATTTTGAAACAAATACGCCCGGCCAATTGCTGGGAAGAGAATGTTGGCATAGAAGAAATTGTAAAACGGAAGGTTAATATCAGAGGAGTAAGTTATACCGAATACATGATGTATCAGGCGCAGTTTTTTCCTATTACGTTACAGGATGTAACGTTTCCGTCGGTAAATCTGAATATGTTGGTAGTAGAAAATAAAGGTGCTGTTAACATAGAAAATAAGGTAATCCGATCATTTAAATCGAAAGCTGTTCATGTAAAGGTGAAACCTTTGCCAAATCATCCATTAAAAGACCAAGTGGCAGTAGGTCAGTACCATTTAATAGAAGGACTGTCGAGAGAACTTGTTTATCCGGGAGAAAGTGTCCGATATAGCTTTAAAATTGAAGGGATTGGAAATATTGCTGCAATTCCTAATCCTGAAATAGAAACGAATTCAGCATTTGATTTTTATCCGCCTGATGTTAGTCAGATCATAAGGAGAAGTTATCTTAAAGTGTCAGGAGAGAAGTCATTTGATTACTTTGTTGTGCCCAGAAGAGACGGTACATTTCCATTGAGCAGGTATTTTCAATGGGTTTATTTTAATCCGGTAACAACAAAATATGATACGCTAAGGTCTTCAAAAAAATTACAGGTAAAGGGAGAAGACTATAAATTAGGAAACTTGTCTATGAGCGGGTCTCTGGGACTATATGACAATTTAGATGGGTTGGATACGACTAAACAAAGATTTAATTATAAAAGTGTTTTTAAAGAAATTACTAATATCATTGTAATTATATTGTTAATAACAATGATCTGGGTATTTAGAAAGCAATAA
- a CDS encoding tetratricopeptide repeat protein codes for MKIKFAAVVFSVFAVINAHAQTVQDGLALIHTERFNEAGNLFKKLAAGTPSADNQYYLGYYYIKTDKLDSAQAAFEKGIQLDEKSYLNQVGLGSIALSKGDKVKAKEYFDTAEKKNKKDAETLYRIGEAYTLFEKNNDPAEAIRLLDEAVKKDKNLADAYIAKGDALMLRNEGGAAVTAYEYALTAKPNYAVADNRIGQVYLRGKNYNLALENYKKAIEADPNFAPAYKDLAELYFLAQKYKQAADNFDLFMQKSGSTDPELKLRAAQFAFTADDYAKSLQLLQSVEGKINNPIIKRMYGWSYFKTNEADKAIASLNDFISVAPDKVIGDDYKYLGRSYNLKATAEGKPYDSTGVVYILKGADMDTSKTDAANTYKEVATLYYGAKDFPKAAEAYKKGIALDTAKASPNDYFYLGLSNFQQGTAIQPAGLPDSVALAQTRKNFFLTADSSFAMVTVKTPEWPIGYYWRASSLYNAYDRQENIDKGISAPYYEKLAELAEKDADPSKLKGYLKLAYGYLAFYSQTTKNDPAKAKEYWEKLLKVDPENASAKEALGLAVAPAAQPASGPAKAAPKKK; via the coding sequence ATGAAAATAAAATTTGCAGCAGTTGTATTCAGTGTATTTGCAGTTATTAATGCACATGCACAAACGGTTCAGGATGGGTTGGCTTTAATTCATACTGAGAGGTTTAATGAAGCTGGTAATCTGTTTAAAAAACTGGCAGCGGGTACACCATCAGCAGATAATCAGTACTATTTAGGATATTATTACATTAAAACAGATAAACTCGACTCAGCACAGGCGGCTTTTGAAAAAGGAATCCAGCTTGACGAAAAATCGTATTTGAACCAGGTTGGCCTTGGATCAATTGCTCTTAGTAAAGGAGATAAAGTTAAAGCGAAGGAGTATTTTGATACAGCTGAAAAGAAGAACAAAAAGGATGCTGAAACACTTTATAGAATAGGGGAGGCATATACATTATTTGAAAAAAATAATGATCCTGCTGAAGCAATCAGATTGCTTGATGAAGCTGTAAAAAAGGATAAGAACCTTGCTGATGCATATATTGCAAAAGGAGATGCTCTAATGTTGCGTAATGAAGGTGGTGCTGCTGTTACTGCTTATGAATATGCGTTAACTGCAAAACCAAATTATGCAGTGGCTGACAATCGTATTGGACAGGTTTATCTGAGAGGTAAGAACTATAATCTTGCCCTTGAAAATTACAAAAAAGCAATTGAAGCTGATCCTAACTTTGCTCCTGCTTACAAAGATCTGGCTGAACTTTACTTTTTAGCACAGAAATACAAACAGGCTGCTGATAATTTCGACTTGTTTATGCAAAAAAGTGGAAGTACTGATCCTGAATTGAAACTTCGTGCTGCTCAGTTTGCATTTACAGCTGACGATTATGCAAAGTCTTTACAGCTTTTACAAAGCGTTGAAGGTAAAATTAACAATCCGATCATCAAGCGTATGTACGGTTGGTCTTATTTCAAAACGAATGAGGCTGATAAAGCAATTGCTAGTCTGAACGATTTCATTAGTGTAGCTCCGGACAAAGTAATTGGCGATGATTATAAATATCTTGGTCGTTCTTATAATCTAAAAGCTACGGCAGAAGGTAAACCTTACGATTCTACTGGTGTTGTATACATTCTGAAAGGTGCTGATATGGATACAAGTAAAACGGATGCTGCTAATACATACAAAGAAGTAGCTACTCTTTATTACGGAGCAAAGGATTTTCCAAAAGCTGCTGAGGCATATAAAAAGGGCATTGCCTTAGATACCGCAAAAGCTTCTCCAAATGATTATTTTTATCTTGGACTGTCTAACTTTCAGCAAGGGACTGCAATTCAACCTGCTGGCTTACCTGACAGCGTAGCGTTAGCTCAAACCAGAAAGAATTTCTTCCTGACAGCTGATTCAAGCTTCGCAATGGTTACAGTTAAAACTCCTGAATGGCCAATTGGATATTACTGGAGAGCAAGTTCTCTTTATAATGCATATGATCGTCAGGAAAATATTGATAAAGGAATTTCTGCCCCATACTATGAAAAACTGGCTGAACTAGCAGAAAAAGATGCTGATCCATCTAAATTAAAAGGGTATCTAAAATTGGCATATGGTTATTTAGCTTTTTATAGCCAGACAACTAAAAATGACCCTGCCAAGGCAAAGGAATATTGGGAAAAGCTGTTGAAAGTTGATCCTGAAAATGCTTCTGCAAAAGAAGCACTGGGATTAGCAGTTGCACCAGCAGCACAACCAGCTTCCGGGCCTGCAAAAGCAGCACCTAAAAAGAAGTAA
- a CDS encoding substrate-binding domain-containing protein, with translation MNNLIITSKFLILVLIISACSGGSSDLDNPRRGTVTIAADESFKPLVDALTGAYEGIYPEAHFKIDYKPEQQTVLQFLQDSARIVFTTRKLTEKETEIIKNKKTALKQQHIAIDGLAIVVSKANSDSLMTLAELKGIFEGKITNWSQLPGSNQTGLITLVFDDANASNLNFIREKFKIKDIKNLRLIASGSNEKVISDVKSNPLYLGFIGVNWIGDGHSVISEKLSKGLNVFGISNKDKPDSLSDYYQPFQKGLEFRNYPLSRDVYILSLEGYSGLGGGMMTYIARDVGGLIIQKMGLIPTIRYPRSVEIRTGKNF, from the coding sequence ATGAATAATTTAATTATTACCAGCAAGTTCTTAATATTAGTCTTAATTATAAGTGCTTGCTCCGGTGGTTCATCAGATTTGGATAATCCGAGAAGAGGAACGGTTACAATTGCAGCAGATGAGTCGTTTAAGCCTTTGGTTGATGCGTTAACCGGTGCTTATGAAGGAATTTATCCCGAAGCTCACTTTAAAATTGATTATAAACCGGAACAGCAGACAGTTTTACAATTCCTGCAGGATAGTGCAAGGATCGTATTTACTACCAGAAAATTGACTGAAAAAGAAACGGAAATAATTAAGAACAAGAAAACGGCCTTAAAACAGCAGCACATTGCTATTGATGGGCTTGCAATTGTTGTCAGTAAGGCTAATTCTGATAGTTTAATGACACTTGCGGAATTAAAGGGCATATTTGAGGGAAAAATAACCAATTGGTCACAGCTTCCCGGGAGCAACCAGACTGGATTAATAACTCTTGTATTCGATGATGCAAATGCGAGTAACCTTAATTTTATCCGTGAAAAGTTCAAAATTAAGGATATTAAAAATCTTCGCTTAATTGCTTCCGGATCAAATGAGAAAGTAATTAGTGATGTAAAATCAAATCCGTTATATCTTGGTTTTATTGGTGTAAACTGGATCGGAGACGGGCATTCAGTGATAAGTGAAAAGCTCTCAAAAGGACTCAATGTATTTGGGATATCCAATAAAGATAAACCTGACTCCTTGTCTGACTATTACCAGCCTTTTCAAAAGGGATTGGAATTCAGGAATTATCCACTTTCACGAGATGTATATATTCTTAGTCTTGAAGGGTATTCTGGTTTGGGAGGTGGAATGATGACCTATATAGCACGGGATGTTGGAGGGCTGATCATTCAGAAAATGGGATTAATACCTACTATACGCTATCCAAGAAGCGTAGAGATAAGAACAGGGAAAAATTTTTAA
- a CDS encoding energy transducer TonB gives MAETSPNATLDDIVFANRNKAYGAFSLRRGYRADVTKATIIGAVLFLLAMFAPTIISSLASDDKEELVEVEVDLMKMPPPPIDPAEPPPPPPPPIEQPKVNTVKFLPPEVKKDEEVPEETPPPTVEEIKEAVVANKTVEGDPNANEIIVAPEAVAAPSKGTVVEAAPEPEKVFTVVEQQPEFPGGTSEMYKYLGKNIKYPSAASRANVSGRVFMSFVVNVDGSIQDVAVLKGLGFGCDEEAIRVVKAMPKWKPGKQSGRAVRVKYNLPINFQLE, from the coding sequence ATGGCAGAGACAAGCCCGAATGCGACACTGGATGATATAGTGTTTGCAAATCGTAATAAGGCGTATGGAGCATTTTCACTTCGCAGGGGTTACCGTGCGGACGTGACTAAAGCCACAATAATTGGTGCTGTACTTTTTCTGTTGGCAATGTTTGCGCCAACAATTATCAGTAGCTTAGCTTCTGACGATAAAGAAGAGTTAGTTGAAGTTGAAGTGGATTTAATGAAAATGCCACCACCGCCAATTGACCCGGCAGAACCACCACCGCCGCCACCGCCGCCAATTGAGCAGCCTAAGGTAAACACGGTGAAATTTCTTCCTCCTGAAGTTAAAAAGGATGAAGAAGTTCCGGAAGAAACACCTCCTCCAACTGTGGAAGAGATCAAAGAAGCAGTAGTTGCTAACAAAACTGTTGAGGGTGATCCTAATGCAAACGAAATTATCGTTGCTCCCGAAGCAGTTGCAGCTCCAAGCAAAGGTACTGTGGTTGAAGCTGCTCCGGAACCGGAAAAAGTTTTTACTGTAGTAGAACAGCAGCCAGAATTTCCAGGTGGAACTTCTGAGATGTATAAGTACCTTGGAAAAAACATTAAGTATCCAAGTGCAGCTTCCAGAGCTAACGTTTCAGGAAGAGTATTTATGTCATTTGTTGTTAATGTTGATGGTAGTATCCAGGACGTTGCAGTATTGAAAGGATTAGGATTTGGTTGTGATGAGGAAGCTATCCGTGTTGTGAAAGCTATGCCAAAATGGAAACCAGGTAAACAGTCCGGACGTGCAGTACGTGTTAAGTATAATCTTCCTATTAACTTCCAATTGGAGTAA
- a CDS encoding biopolymer transporter ExbD, with protein sequence MAAIEESGGGGHGKGDGKVRGKKMSTRVDMTPMVDLGFLLITFFMLATTMSKPTAMSVFFPDKQEKDQPEETEPLKASKVLTLFLGSNDDVYYLDGVAADDDKAEASLKTTRFGSDLRSVIFNSAKRINAANPKDDKGNEPFVVVIKPTVVSTYKNMVDVLDEMAITKSRRYALVDNLTDAEKKVLGDKVKPKN encoded by the coding sequence ATGGCAGCTATTGAAGAATCCGGTGGCGGTGGGCATGGGAAAGGCGATGGTAAGGTAAGGGGTAAGAAAATGTCAACCAGGGTCGATATGACACCCATGGTGGATTTGGGATTCCTCCTTATTACTTTCTTTATGCTTGCGACCACAATGAGTAAGCCGACGGCAATGTCTGTTTTCTTTCCTGACAAACAGGAAAAGGATCAGCCAGAAGAGACGGAACCATTAAAAGCATCAAAAGTTTTGACACTATTTTTAGGATCAAATGATGATGTGTATTATCTGGATGGTGTTGCAGCAGATGATGATAAAGCAGAAGCGTCTTTAAAAACTACACGGTTTGGATCTGATCTGAGAAGTGTGATTTTTAATTCGGCAAAACGTATCAATGCAGCAAACCCTAAGGATGATAAAGGAAATGAACCTTTCGTAGTGGTAATTAAGCCTACTGTTGTATCTACATATAAAAATATGGTAGATGTACTGGATGAAATGGCTATTACCAAATCAAGAAGATATGCATTGGTAGATAACCTTACGGATGCAGAAAAGAAAGTTCTTGGAGATAAGGTAAAACCTAAAAATTAA
- a CDS encoding biopolymer transporter ExbD, with protein sequence MGVVKPKKHPPHTDMTAMTDVAFLLLTFFIMTATFKTNDAEITTPTSISQIKVPAEELLVISIDKEGKVFFGVDAKPVRVAMLDAIAQTKGISFTDIEKSKFAIQSSFGFPIAQLKPWLSMSKEQMTAVKQPGIKVDSTGTSELADWVYAARKSNPQLRIALKGDNLAKFPVFKDVLSNLQSQNINKFSLITGSEDAPAGFKGD encoded by the coding sequence ATGGGAGTAGTTAAGCCTAAGAAACACCCGCCTCATACGGATATGACGGCGATGACGGATGTGGCCTTTTTGCTACTAACGTTCTTTATCATGACGGCTACTTTTAAAACGAACGATGCAGAGATTACAACTCCTACATCTATTTCGCAAATCAAAGTACCTGCTGAGGAGCTTTTAGTTATTAGCATTGATAAGGAAGGAAAGGTTTTCTTTGGAGTGGATGCAAAACCGGTACGTGTGGCAATGCTTGATGCTATTGCTCAGACAAAAGGAATTTCATTCACTGATATAGAAAAATCGAAATTTGCCATTCAGTCAAGTTTTGGTTTTCCTATCGCTCAATTGAAGCCTTGGTTAAGTATGTCAAAAGAGCAGATGACAGCAGTGAAACAACCTGGTATTAAGGTTGATTCTACTGGAACCAGTGAGCTGGCAGATTGGGTTTATGCAGCAAGAAAATCAAATCCACAATTAAGGATTGCTCTAAAAGGTGATAATCTAGCTAAGTTCCCTGTGTTCAAGGATGTGTTATCGAATCTGCAATCACAGAACATTAACAAATTCTCGCTCATTACTGGTAGTGAAGATGCACCTGCAGGTTTTAAGGGGGATTAA
- a CDS encoding MotA/TolQ/ExbB proton channel family protein, with translation MEKKATSPAQAPKPATAASKGSGGLNPALVIPLLFVIALCVYMFVLGNPDHFIDGDPEKGPKPGDYFGIVHEGGPIVPLLMTCFLIVLVFTIERMITIGKANGSGSIDSFVRKIKSLLDKNQVDEAIKECDKQKGSVGNVIKAGLLKYKQLAGETQLDKEQKLAALQKEVDEATTLELPMLQKNLTIIATLAGASTLIALLGTVLGMIRAFAALGASGASDSGALAAGISEALINTAIGIGTSAIATISYAYLNSRVDDLTYSIDEIGLSIQQNFAAHY, from the coding sequence ATGGAAAAGAAAGCTACAAGTCCGGCACAAGCACCTAAGCCTGCTACGGCAGCATCAAAAGGCTCAGGCGGTTTAAACCCGGCATTAGTAATCCCCCTACTATTTGTTATTGCTCTTTGTGTTTACATGTTTGTTTTGGGTAACCCCGATCACTTTATCGATGGTGATCCGGAAAAAGGCCCGAAACCAGGTGATTATTTCGGTATTGTTCACGAAGGTGGACCAATTGTACCTTTGTTAATGACTTGTTTTCTTATTGTTCTTGTTTTCACAATTGAACGTATGATCACAATTGGTAAAGCAAATGGTTCAGGAAGTATCGATTCATTTGTTCGCAAAATCAAAAGCCTTCTTGACAAAAATCAAGTTGACGAAGCGATCAAAGAATGTGACAAACAAAAAGGTTCTGTGGGAAATGTTATCAAGGCTGGTTTGTTGAAATACAAACAACTTGCTGGTGAAACTCAACTTGACAAAGAACAAAAACTTGCAGCATTGCAAAAAGAAGTAGACGAAGCGACTACATTAGAATTGCCTATGCTACAAAAAAACCTTACAATTATCGCAACATTGGCCGGTGCATCTACACTTATCGCACTTTTGGGTACGGTACTTGGTATGATCCGTGCATTCGCAGCCTTGGGTGCGTCTGGTGCTTCTGATTCTGGTGCACTTGCAGCGGGTATCTCTGAAGCACTTATCAATACGGCGATTGGTATCGGTACTTCTGCGATCGCAACGATCTCATATGCTTATCTGAACAGCCGTGTTGACGACTTGACTTACAGTATTGACGAAATTGGTTTGAGCATTCAGCAAAATTTTGCTGCTCATTATTAA
- the gatC gene encoding Asp-tRNA(Asn)/Glu-tRNA(Gln) amidotransferase subunit GatC, whose translation MKIDKESLKKIAHLARLEIKPEEEESLLSSMDSVLSWMEQLNEINTEGVEPLTHIMDEANIWREDINKNTLTRAEALANAPSKNDTYIMVPKVIE comes from the coding sequence ATGAAAATTGATAAAGAGTCTCTCAAAAAGATCGCACATTTGGCTAGACTGGAAATAAAACCGGAGGAAGAAGAGTCTTTGTTAAGTAGTATGGATTCTGTGTTGTCATGGATGGAACAGCTGAATGAAATCAATACGGAAGGAGTGGAGCCGCTTACTCATATTATGGACGAAGCAAATATCTGGCGGGAAGATATCAACAAAAATACATTGACAAGAGCTGAGGCACTCGCAAATGCTCCTTCAAAAAACGATACCTATATAATGGTACCAAAAGTAATTGAGTAA
- a CDS encoding amidohydrolase yields MTKDRLAVALIQTDLYWENVTANLSSLEEKIAAIEKPADVIILPEMFNSGFTMNRKVAEPVNLTTTRWMKQIAEQTDALIIGSFAVKDGDEFYNRLFYVFPDGTFSHSDKRHLFRMGEEHETYTPGNSKKIIDWRGWKICALVCYDLRFPVWSRNIESDQYDLLVYVANWPARRAHAWKSLLIARAIENQSYVVGVNRVGTDALGISYQGDSVAHDFLGEPICILENKEQDKVVDLSQTDLKNYRKGFPAYLDADTFNIL; encoded by the coding sequence ATGACGAAAGACAGATTGGCGGTTGCTCTGATACAAACAGATCTTTACTGGGAAAACGTGACGGCCAATCTGTCTTCTCTTGAGGAGAAAATTGCAGCAATTGAAAAACCTGCTGATGTAATAATACTTCCTGAAATGTTTAATTCCGGCTTTACCATGAACCGGAAAGTGGCCGAACCGGTAAATCTGACTACGACGCGCTGGATGAAACAGATCGCAGAACAAACTGATGCACTCATAATTGGAAGCTTTGCTGTTAAAGATGGTGATGAGTTTTATAATCGTTTGTTTTACGTTTTTCCCGATGGAACATTTTCTCATAGCGATAAAAGGCACTTGTTCCGGATGGGAGAAGAGCATGAAACATATACGCCGGGAAATTCCAAAAAAATCATTGACTGGAGGGGATGGAAAATATGTGCCTTAGTCTGTTATGATTTAAGATTTCCTGTCTGGAGCCGTAATATTGAATCAGATCAATACGATCTGCTTGTATATGTAGCAAACTGGCCCGCGCGTCGTGCACATGCATGGAAATCCTTATTAATTGCCAGAGCCATTGAAAATCAAAGTTATGTCGTTGGTGTGAACAGAGTAGGTACTGATGCTCTTGGAATTAGTTACCAGGGAGATTCTGTCGCACATGATTTTCTGGGAGAGCCTATTTGTATACTTGAAAACAAGGAGCAGGACAAAGTTGTCGATCTGTCACAAACTGATCTCAAAAATTATCGGAAAGGTTTTCCTGCTTATCTGGATGCTGACACCTTTAATATACTATAA
- the def gene encoding peptide deformylase encodes MIYPIVAYGDPILRKPTRFIEKEELDLKKLSDDMFETMYSASGVGLAAPQIGMNIRMFVVDGTPFSEKDEDDEDAEPDLSLVDFKKVFINPKVLEEDGKTWAFEEGCLSIPGIRGDVYRPERVKISYLDTDWNEHIEEYNGMAARIIQHEYDHLLGKLFVDYLPTLKKQLIKKKLADITKGNVDSDYRMRFPGGRR; translated from the coding sequence ATGATTTATCCTATTGTAGCTTACGGTGATCCTATATTAAGGAAGCCGACTCGCTTTATAGAAAAAGAAGAGCTGGATCTTAAAAAGCTGTCAGATGATATGTTTGAAACCATGTATTCGGCTAGTGGCGTTGGCTTGGCAGCTCCCCAGATTGGTATGAATATCCGCATGTTTGTTGTAGACGGAACTCCATTTAGTGAAAAAGATGAAGATGACGAAGATGCTGAGCCGGACCTTTCATTAGTTGATTTCAAAAAAGTTTTTATAAATCCAAAAGTGCTGGAAGAAGATGGCAAAACCTGGGCTTTTGAAGAAGGTTGTCTGAGTATTCCGGGCATACGTGGAGATGTTTACAGGCCGGAAAGAGTAAAAATCAGTTATCTGGATACTGATTGGAACGAACATATAGAAGAATACAATGGTATGGCTGCCAGGATTATACAGCACGAATATGACCATTTGCTGGGTAAATTATTTGTTGATTATCTTCCTACGCTTAAAAAACAACTAATTAAAAAGAAACTGGCTGATATAACTAAAGGAAACGTTGACTCAGATTATCGTATGCGTTTTCCGGGTGGAAGGAGATAG
- the recJ gene encoding single-stranded-DNA-specific exonuclease RecJ has protein sequence MIDKRWIHNTKLTPDQLLVNQELAEALNINSSLAMLLIQRGVSSFEESRTFFRPDLSHLHDPYLMMDMAVAVKRLVQAINNKEKILVYGDYDVDGTTSVTLFYGFLRKIYDNLDYYIPDRYNEGYGVSWQSIDFAQENGFTLIVTLDCGIKSVDKVTEAKSRGIDFIICDHHRPGDELPPAVAVLDPKREDCLYPYKELTGCGVGFKLLQAFCINQKINPEILFEYLDLLVVSIASDIVPITGENRILAFYGLQRLNASPRVGMKALIQISGMTGTLDITNVVFGLGPRINAAGRIKHAKEAVRLLLSDDEQEAQDFAFEINKHNSDRRVFDTSITEEALDMIENDSWFSDAKSTVLYKEDWHKGVIGIVASRCIEKYHRPTIILTQSHGKAAGSARSVPGFDVYEAIEECSDLLEQFGGHTFAAGLTLPLQNIEAFRIRFNEIVSSRILPDQLTPMINIDLPLELSTITQKFYNILRQMGPFGPGNMTPVFESKNVSLAGNPVILKEKHLKFDVKQKDSGTFTAIGFGMAHFYPDLVNGRPFSICYNLEENNFRDKKTLQLFLKDIKIH, from the coding sequence ATGATCGACAAGCGCTGGATACACAACACTAAACTGACTCCTGACCAACTTCTGGTAAACCAGGAACTGGCAGAAGCATTAAACATTAATTCCAGCCTGGCTATGCTTCTTATACAGCGTGGTGTAAGCAGTTTTGAAGAGTCAAGAACATTTTTTCGCCCGGATCTTTCTCATCTGCATGATCCATATCTGATGATGGATATGGCTGTAGCTGTAAAGAGACTGGTCCAGGCAATAAATAACAAAGAAAAAATACTGGTTTATGGTGATTATGATGTGGATGGAACCACGTCGGTAACACTTTTTTATGGCTTTCTACGCAAAATTTATGATAATCTGGATTATTATATTCCCGATCGTTATAATGAAGGATATGGGGTTTCATGGCAAAGCATAGATTTTGCGCAGGAAAATGGTTTTACTTTAATTGTTACGCTCGACTGCGGTATCAAATCGGTAGATAAAGTTACGGAAGCAAAAAGCAGGGGAATTGATTTTATTATATGTGACCACCATCGTCCCGGAGATGAATTGCCGCCCGCTGTTGCTGTTCTCGATCCGAAACGCGAAGATTGCCTATATCCTTATAAAGAACTTACTGGTTGTGGGGTTGGATTTAAACTTTTGCAGGCTTTTTGTATCAATCAGAAAATAAATCCGGAAATCCTGTTTGAGTACCTTGATTTATTAGTAGTAAGTATTGCCTCTGATATTGTACCAATTACAGGCGAAAACAGAATTCTTGCTTTTTACGGACTTCAGCGTTTAAATGCTTCTCCCCGAGTCGGGATGAAGGCTTTGATCCAGATCTCCGGAATGACGGGTACACTGGATATAACAAATGTAGTGTTTGGGCTTGGGCCCAGAATTAATGCTGCCGGCCGGATCAAACACGCCAAAGAAGCTGTCCGGTTGTTATTGTCTGATGATGAACAGGAAGCACAGGACTTTGCTTTTGAAATTAACAAGCACAACAGCGACAGAAGAGTTTTTGACACCAGCATTACCGAAGAGGCACTAGATATGATTGAAAACGATTCCTGGTTTTCTGATGCAAAAAGTACTGTACTATATAAGGAAGACTGGCACAAGGGTGTAATTGGAATTGTTGCCAGCCGTTGTATTGAAAAATACCACCGACCTACTATTATTTTGACACAATCGCACGGAAAAGCTGCGGGTTCTGCAAGGTCAGTTCCGGGTTTTGATGTATACGAAGCCATTGAAGAATGTTCGGACCTGCTGGAACAATTCGGCGGACACACTTTTGCAGCCGGGCTTACGTTGCCTCTTCAGAATATAGAAGCTTTCCGGATCAGATTTAATGAAATTGTGAGCAGCCGGATTCTTCCCGATCAGCTGACTCCAATGATCAATATTGACCTGCCACTTGAATTAAGCACCATTACCCAGAAATTCTATAATATTCTGCGGCAAATGGGACCATTCGGGCCAGGAAATATGACGCCTGTATTTGAAAGCAAAAACGTTTCTCTGGCAGGAAATCCGGTTATTCTGAAGGAGAAACATTTAAAATTCGATGTAAAACAAAAAGATTCCGGCACTTTTACTGCAATTGGCTTTGGGATGGCACATTTTTATCCCGATCTGGTCAATGGCAGGCCTTTTTCAATCTGTTACAACTTAGAAGAAAATAACTTTCGGGATAAAAAAACGTTACAATTGTTTTTAAAGGATATAAAAATCCATTGA